In Kineococcus endophyticus, one genomic interval encodes:
- the opcA gene encoding glucose-6-phosphate dehydrogenase assembly protein OpcA → MIIDLPSTSTSAINKALIDLRDSGGAVALGRVLTLVVITDDAHAEDAIAAANEASREHPCRVLVLARGNKRGAARLDAQIRVGGDAGASEVIVLRAYGPLVEHGETTIVSLLLPDAPIVAYWPGSAPDDLRTDSIGRIAQRRITDSAESRDPAKALEARRTTYREGDTDLAWTRLTNWRALLAAALDQPPYEPVTSITVAGAPDSPSTELLAAWLAAKLKAPVVRARTRRGTGVQSVRLERKSGAVELIRPDATVATLTQPGQPDRRLSLARRQVKDCLTEELRRLDPDEVYGEVLRDGLPQVSKKVMSARDAEHAGKLSGSRGAAARQAAAEAASAVVSEQMKGAPPEQERSDGTSPVAGEAPDSETPKGATVRKRATAGKKAAAPVATKAAAGKTAPRARAARGAVGR, encoded by the coding sequence ATGATCATCGACCTGCCCAGCACGTCGACGAGCGCCATCAACAAGGCGCTCATCGACCTGCGCGACTCCGGCGGGGCCGTGGCCCTCGGCCGGGTGCTGACGCTCGTCGTCATCACCGACGACGCCCACGCCGAGGACGCCATCGCCGCGGCCAACGAGGCCAGCCGCGAGCACCCCTGCCGGGTGCTCGTGCTGGCCCGCGGCAACAAGCGGGGCGCCGCCCGGCTCGATGCGCAGATCCGCGTCGGCGGGGACGCCGGCGCCAGCGAGGTCATCGTGCTGCGCGCCTACGGCCCGCTCGTGGAGCACGGCGAGACGACCATCGTCTCGCTGCTGCTGCCGGACGCGCCGATCGTGGCCTACTGGCCGGGTTCGGCCCCGGACGACCTGCGCACCGACTCCATCGGCCGCATCGCCCAGCGCCGCATCACCGACTCCGCGGAGTCGCGCGACCCGGCCAAGGCGCTGGAGGCCCGGCGGACGACGTACCGCGAGGGCGACACCGACCTCGCCTGGACGCGGCTGACGAACTGGCGCGCGCTGCTCGCGGCGGCGCTGGACCAGCCGCCCTACGAGCCGGTCACGTCGATCACGGTCGCGGGCGCCCCGGACAGCCCGAGCACCGAGCTGCTCGCCGCGTGGTTGGCGGCCAAGCTCAAGGCGCCGGTCGTGCGGGCCCGGACCCGGCGTGGAACGGGCGTGCAGAGCGTCCGCCTGGAACGCAAGTCCGGTGCGGTGGAACTGATCCGCCCCGACGCGACGGTCGCCACGTTGACCCAGCCCGGTCAGCCCGACCGGCGCCTGTCCCTGGCCCGACGTCAGGTGAAGGACTGCCTGACGGAGGAGCTGCGGCGTCTGGACCCCGACGAGGTCTACGGCGAGGTGCTGCGCGACGGCCTGCCCCAGGTCAGCAAGAAGGTCATGTCCGCCCGCGACGCCGAGCACGCCGGGAAGCTCTCGGGCAGCCGGGGTGCCGCCGCGCGCCAGGCCGCCGCCGAGGCTGCTTCGGCCGTGGTGTCCGAGCAGATGAAGGGCGCACCGCCGGAGCAGGAGCGCTCCGACGGCACGTCCCCGGTCGCCGGTGAGGCCCCCGACTCCGAGACGCCGAAGGGTGCCACGGTCCGCAAGCGCGCAACCGCCGGCAAGAAGGCCGCCGCACCGGTCGCGACGAAGGCAGCGGCGGGGAAGACCGCGCCGCGCGCCCGCGCCGCCCGCGGGGCGGTGGGCCGGTGA
- the zwf gene encoding glucose-6-phosphate dehydrogenase has protein sequence MSPARVTPAENPLRDPRDRRLPRIAGPCGMVMFGVTGDLARKKLMPAIYDLSNRGLLPPGFALTGFARRDWVDQDFGKIVYDSVRQHARTPFRESVWAQLAEGFRFVPGEFDDDEAFDQLASTVADLDRVRGTGGNHAFYMSIPPRFFPVVAKQLARSGLSAQHGDQWRRVVIEKPFGHDLKSARELNSVVEDVFPPDSVFRIDHYLGKETVQNILALRFANQMFEPLWNANHVDHVQITMAEDIGIGGRAGYYDGIGAARDVIQNHLLQLLALTAMEEPVSFEAADLRAEKAKVLSAVRPLKDLARSTARGQYASGWQGSEFVKGYLDEDGIDPNSRTETFAAIELEIDTRRWAGVPFYLRAGKRLGRRVTEIAVVFKRAPHLPFERTATEELGQNALVIRVQPDEGITMRFGSKVPGTAMEVRDVTMDFGYGHAFTESSPEAYERLILDVLLGDPPLFPRHEEVELSWKILDPITSFWSKNGQPEPYPSGTWGPPSADAMLERTGRQWRRP, from the coding sequence GTGAGCCCCGCGCGGGTGACGCCAGCGGAGAACCCGCTGCGTGATCCGCGGGACCGCAGGCTCCCGCGGATCGCCGGTCCCTGCGGCATGGTGATGTTCGGCGTGACCGGGGACCTGGCGCGCAAGAAGCTCATGCCGGCGATCTACGACCTGTCGAACCGGGGGCTGCTGCCCCCGGGGTTCGCCCTCACCGGGTTCGCCCGGCGCGACTGGGTGGACCAGGACTTCGGCAAGATCGTGTACGACTCGGTGCGCCAGCACGCCCGGACCCCGTTCCGGGAGTCCGTGTGGGCCCAGCTCGCCGAGGGTTTCCGGTTCGTGCCCGGTGAGTTCGACGACGACGAGGCGTTCGACCAGCTCGCCTCGACCGTCGCCGACCTCGACCGGGTGCGTGGGACCGGGGGGAACCACGCGTTCTACATGTCGATCCCGCCGCGGTTCTTCCCCGTCGTCGCCAAGCAGCTGGCGCGCAGCGGGTTGAGCGCGCAGCACGGCGACCAGTGGCGACGCGTCGTCATCGAGAAGCCGTTCGGGCACGACCTGAAGTCGGCGCGCGAGCTGAACTCGGTCGTCGAGGACGTCTTCCCGCCGGACTCGGTGTTCCGCATCGACCACTACCTCGGCAAGGAGACGGTCCAGAACATCCTGGCGCTGCGCTTCGCGAACCAGATGTTCGAGCCGCTGTGGAACGCCAACCACGTCGACCACGTGCAGATCACCATGGCCGAGGACATCGGCATCGGCGGCCGCGCGGGGTACTACGACGGGATCGGCGCGGCGCGCGACGTCATCCAGAACCACCTCCTGCAGCTGCTGGCCCTGACGGCCATGGAGGAACCGGTGTCCTTCGAGGCGGCCGACCTGCGCGCCGAGAAGGCCAAGGTCCTCTCGGCCGTGCGGCCGCTGAAGGACCTGGCCCGCTCCACGGCGCGGGGTCAGTACGCCTCGGGCTGGCAGGGGTCGGAGTTCGTCAAGGGCTACCTCGACGAGGACGGCATCGACCCGAACTCGCGCACCGAGACGTTCGCCGCCATCGAGCTGGAGATCGACACCCGCCGCTGGGCGGGGGTCCCGTTCTACCTGCGGGCCGGCAAGCGCCTGGGCCGCCGGGTGACCGAGATCGCCGTCGTCTTCAAGCGCGCCCCGCACCTGCCCTTCGAACGGACGGCGACCGAGGAGCTCGGGCAGAACGCCCTGGTCATCCGGGTCCAGCCGGACGAGGGCATCACCATGCGGTTCGGCTCGAAGGTCCCGGGCACCGCGATGGAGGTGCGCGACGTGACGATGGACTTCGGCTACGGGCACGCCTTCACCGAGTCCAGCCCCGAGGCGTACGAGCGGCTCATCCTCGACGTCCTGCTCGGCGACCCCCCGCTGTTCCCGCGGCACGAGGAGGTCGAGCTGTCGTGGAAGATCCTCGACCCGATCACCTCGTTCTGGTCCAAGAACGGCCAGCCGGAGCCGTACCCCTCGGGCACGTGGGGACCGCCGTCGGCGGACGCCATGCTCGAGCGGACCGGCCGGCAGTGGCGGCGACCGTGA
- the tal gene encoding transaldolase — protein sequence MSDTTSNSQVSPSSNLSALREHGVSVWLDDLSRELTDGGELQRLVDLGVLGVTSNPTIFATALSKGDRYTEQVSQLVAAGADTEKAVFEITTEDVRRACDVLKPVFDRTDGLDGRVSLEVDPRQARDTAATEESARTLWKAVGRENLYIKIPATVEGLGAITTALSEGISVNVTLIFSLDRYRAVMQAFLTGLEQAKVNGHDLSTIESVASFFVSRVDTEIDKRLEEVGTDEAKALRSKAGLANARLAYQAYEEVFSTPRWQVLKEAGARPQRPLWASTGVKNPDLSDTLYVTGLVAPNTVNTMPGKTLDATVDHAEVTGDTVRGSYGESQQVLDDLERLGVSYTDVVEFLETDGLDKFEKSWAELLQTVTDELERVKTQADAR from the coding sequence GTGAGCGACACCACCAGCAACTCCCAGGTCAGCCCCAGCAGCAACCTCTCGGCCCTGCGCGAGCACGGCGTCTCGGTCTGGCTCGACGACCTGTCCCGCGAGCTGACCGACGGCGGCGAACTCCAGCGCCTCGTCGACCTCGGCGTCCTGGGCGTCACGTCCAACCCGACGATCTTCGCGACGGCCCTGTCCAAGGGCGACCGCTACACCGAGCAGGTCTCCCAGCTCGTCGCCGCCGGCGCCGACACCGAGAAGGCCGTCTTCGAGATCACCACCGAGGACGTCCGCCGCGCCTGCGACGTGCTCAAGCCGGTCTTCGACCGCACCGACGGCCTCGACGGCCGCGTCTCCCTCGAGGTGGATCCGCGCCAGGCGCGCGACACCGCCGCCACCGAGGAGTCGGCCCGCACGCTGTGGAAGGCCGTCGGCCGCGAGAACCTCTACATCAAGATCCCCGCGACGGTCGAGGGCCTGGGCGCCATCACCACCGCGCTGTCCGAGGGCATCAGCGTCAACGTCACGCTCATCTTCTCCCTGGACCGCTACCGCGCCGTCATGCAGGCCTTCCTGACGGGCCTGGAGCAGGCCAAGGTCAACGGCCACGACCTCTCGACCATCGAGTCCGTCGCGTCCTTCTTCGTCTCCCGCGTGGACACCGAGATCGACAAGCGCCTCGAGGAGGTCGGGACGGACGAGGCCAAGGCCCTGCGCTCCAAGGCCGGTCTGGCCAACGCGCGTCTGGCCTACCAGGCCTACGAGGAGGTCTTCTCGACCCCGCGCTGGCAGGTCCTCAAGGAGGCCGGTGCGCGTCCGCAGCGTCCGCTGTGGGCCTCCACGGGCGTGAAGAACCCCGACCTGTCCGACACGCTCTACGTCACCGGGCTCGTCGCGCCGAACACGGTCAACACGATGCCGGGCAAGACGCTGGACGCCACCGTCGACCACGCCGAGGTCACCGGGGACACCGTCCGCGGTTCCTACGGCGAGTCCCAGCAGGTCCTCGACGACCTCGAGCGCCTCGGCGTGTCCTACACCGACGTCGTGGAGTTCCTCGAGACCGACGGCCTGGACAAGTTCGAGAAGAGCTGGGCCGAGCTGCTGCAGACCGTCACCGACGAGCTGGAGCGCGTGAAGACGCAGGCAGACGCCCGGTGA
- the tkt gene encoding transketolase, whose protein sequence is MSQPLKWSELDTKAVDTVRVLAMDAVQRAGNGHPGTAMSLAPVAYLLFQKMLRQDPADPDWAGRDRFVLSCGHSSLTLYIQLYLAGYGLELDDLKALRKWGSKTPGHPEHGHTAGVEMTTGPLGQGLSSAVGMAMAARRERGLFDPDAAPGTSPFDHHVYVLASDGDIEEGVTSEASAIAGVQELGNLVVIYDQNHISIEDDTAIALGEDTAQRYESYGWHVQTIDWTNGGEGEYTEDVAGLHAAIEAAKAETSKPSIIVLRTIIAYPAPNLQNTGKSHGSALGDSEVKATKELLGFDPEADFAVADDVIAHTRGLRERAKADHAAWQQEFDAWRAGAGERAELFDRIRTRTLPAGWEQALPVFEAGTSIASRKASGEVLNALASTLPELWGGSADLAESNLTSMKGEPSFLPESRTTKTWEGNLYGRTLHFGIREHAMGAILNGIALHGGTRPYGGTFLVFSDYMRPAVRLAAIMKLPVTYVWTHDSIGLGEDGPTHQPIEHLAALRAIPGLDVVRPGDANETAWAWRTILGHTDRPAGLALSRQNLPTFDRSQDGWGDASGVAKGAYTLVESSAATPQVILIGTGSEVQIAVAAREKLEAEGVPTRVVSMPCREWFFEQDQAYRDTVLLPQVKARVSVEAALAFGWEGIVGDAGRSVSIEHFGASADYQDLYREFGLTDTAVVTAAKESLAGLQ, encoded by the coding sequence GTGAGCCAGCCCCTCAAGTGGAGCGAACTCGACACGAAGGCGGTCGACACCGTCCGCGTCCTGGCCATGGACGCCGTGCAGCGCGCCGGCAACGGGCACCCGGGTACCGCGATGAGCCTCGCGCCCGTCGCCTACCTGCTGTTCCAGAAGATGCTGCGGCAGGACCCGGCGGACCCGGACTGGGCCGGTCGCGACCGGTTCGTGCTCTCCTGCGGGCACTCCAGCCTCACGCTCTACATCCAGCTGTACCTGGCCGGCTACGGCCTGGAGCTGGACGACCTCAAGGCGCTGCGCAAGTGGGGCTCGAAGACGCCGGGCCACCCCGAGCACGGGCACACCGCGGGCGTCGAGATGACCACCGGCCCCCTCGGCCAGGGCCTGTCCTCGGCCGTCGGGATGGCCATGGCCGCCCGCCGCGAGCGCGGCCTGTTCGACCCGGACGCCGCCCCCGGCACGAGCCCGTTCGACCACCACGTCTACGTGCTGGCCTCCGACGGCGACATCGAGGAGGGCGTGACCTCCGAGGCCTCGGCCATCGCCGGTGTCCAGGAGCTGGGCAACCTGGTCGTCATCTACGACCAGAACCACATCTCCATCGAGGACGACACCGCCATCGCCCTCGGCGAGGACACCGCCCAGCGCTACGAGTCCTACGGCTGGCACGTCCAGACCATCGACTGGACCAACGGCGGCGAGGGTGAGTACACCGAGGACGTCGCCGGGCTGCACGCCGCGATCGAGGCCGCCAAGGCCGAGACGTCGAAGCCGTCGATCATCGTGCTGCGCACGATCATCGCCTACCCGGCGCCGAACCTGCAGAACACGGGCAAGTCGCACGGCTCCGCCCTCGGCGACTCCGAGGTCAAGGCCACCAAGGAGCTCCTGGGCTTCGACCCCGAGGCCGACTTCGCGGTCGCCGACGACGTCATCGCCCACACCCGCGGTCTGCGCGAGCGCGCCAAGGCCGACCACGCCGCCTGGCAGCAGGAGTTCGACGCCTGGCGCGCCGGTGCCGGTGAGCGCGCCGAGCTGTTCGACCGCATCCGCACCCGCACCCTGCCCGCGGGCTGGGAGCAGGCGCTGCCGGTCTTCGAGGCCGGCACGTCCATCGCCTCCCGCAAGGCGTCCGGCGAGGTGCTCAACGCCCTGGCCTCGACCCTGCCGGAGCTGTGGGGCGGGTCGGCCGACCTGGCAGAGTCGAACCTCACGTCGATGAAGGGCGAGCCGAGCTTCCTGCCGGAGAGCCGCACGACGAAGACGTGGGAGGGCAACCTCTACGGCCGCACCCTGCACTTCGGGATCCGCGAGCACGCCATGGGCGCCATCCTCAACGGGATCGCGCTGCACGGCGGCACCCGTCCCTACGGCGGAACGTTCCTCGTCTTCAGCGACTACATGCGCCCCGCGGTCCGCCTCGCGGCGATCATGAAGCTGCCGGTGACGTACGTGTGGACGCACGACTCCATCGGCCTGGGCGAGGACGGCCCGACGCACCAGCCGATCGAGCACCTCGCCGCCCTGCGCGCGATCCCGGGCCTGGACGTCGTCCGTCCCGGCGACGCCAACGAGACGGCGTGGGCGTGGCGCACCATCCTCGGGCACACCGACCGCCCGGCGGGGCTGGCGCTCTCGCGCCAGAACCTGCCGACGTTCGACCGCTCGCAGGACGGCTGGGGCGACGCCTCGGGCGTGGCCAAGGGCGCGTACACCCTCGTCGAGAGCTCGGCCGCGACCCCGCAGGTGATCCTCATCGGCACCGGGTCCGAGGTCCAGATCGCCGTCGCGGCGCGCGAGAAGCTCGAGGCGGAGGGTGTCCCCACCCGCGTCGTGTCGATGCCGTGCCGCGAGTGGTTCTTCGAGCAGGACCAGGCCTACCGCGACACCGTCCTGCTCCCGCAGGTCAAGGCGCGCGTCTCGGTCGAGGCCGCCCTGGCCTTCGGCTGGGAGGGCATCGTCGGCGACGCCGGCCGTTCGGTCTCGATCGAGCACTTCGGTGCCTCGGCGGACTACCAGGACCTGTACCGCGAGTTCGGCCTGACCGACACCGCGGTCGTGACCGCCGCGAAGGAATCCCTCGCCGGTCTGCAGTGA
- a CDS encoding heme o synthase gives MTVADPRLSDAPAHSRTSLLGRRRGGRPSRFPRVAAYVALTKPRIVELLLITTIPVMLFAADGLPSGWLVLTTFVGGALAAGSANTLNCYFDRDIDALMKRTENRPLVTGAVTPRQALVFATVLGLASTALFVAFVNVLSAALAVGAILLYVVGYTLLLKRRTSQNIVWGGVAGCMQVLIGWTAVTGSLSWAPFVLFGVIFLWTPPHYWPLSVRYREDYANAGVPMLPVVAKPTTVSRQIVAYTVAMVLCSLLLVPLGGAGVVYGFAALVLGLAFLGQTIGLHRRATRFERETGGRDAGTLEQLRRISPMGVFHGSITYLTLLSVAVAVDPFLRISWPF, from the coding sequence GTGACCGTCGCCGACCCGCGTCTCTCCGACGCCCCTGCGCACTCCCGGACCAGCTTGCTGGGCCGTCGTCGCGGTGGGCGCCCCTCGCGCTTCCCCCGGGTCGCCGCCTACGTCGCCCTCACCAAGCCGCGCATCGTCGAGCTCCTGCTCATCACGACGATCCCGGTGATGCTCTTCGCCGCTGACGGGTTGCCCTCGGGCTGGCTGGTGCTGACGACGTTCGTCGGCGGCGCGCTGGCCGCGGGGAGCGCGAACACGCTCAACTGCTACTTCGACCGCGACATCGACGCCCTCATGAAGCGGACGGAGAACCGCCCCCTCGTGACCGGCGCGGTCACCCCGCGCCAGGCCCTCGTGTTCGCGACCGTCCTGGGCCTCGCCTCGACGGCGCTGTTCGTCGCCTTCGTCAACGTGCTCTCGGCGGCGCTGGCGGTCGGCGCGATCCTGCTCTACGTCGTCGGCTACACGCTGCTGCTCAAGCGCCGCACGTCGCAGAACATCGTCTGGGGCGGCGTCGCCGGCTGCATGCAGGTGCTCATCGGCTGGACCGCGGTGACGGGGTCGCTCAGCTGGGCGCCGTTCGTCCTGTTCGGGGTCATCTTCCTGTGGACCCCTCCGCACTACTGGCCGTTGTCGGTGCGCTACCGCGAGGACTACGCCAACGCGGGCGTCCCCATGCTCCCGGTCGTCGCCAAGCCGACCACCGTCTCCCGCCAGATCGTCGCCTACACCGTGGCGATGGTCCTGTGCTCGCTGCTCCTCGTCCCCCTGGGCGGGGCCGGGGTCGTCTACGGGTTCGCCGCGCTCGTCCTCGGCCTGGCCTTCCTGGGCCAGACCATCGGGCTGCACCGCCGCGCCACCCGCTTCGAGCGCGAGACCGGCGGCCGGGACGCGGGCACGCTGGAGCAGTTGCGCCGCATCTCACCCATGGGCGTCTTCCACGGCTCGATCACCTACCTGACGCTGCTGTCGGTGGCCGTCGCCGTCGACCCGTTCCTGCGGATCTCCTGGCCGTTCTGA
- a CDS encoding HEAT repeat domain-containing protein, producing MPAAESSDLLTLEAHRLGDLVNGHPDHVAAVVPQLVDVLTATGDPRVVKAAVQALGHAWHPSAATALLDHVAHDHPDPQVRLALAQALPGCVEAPGDLHDRVVDVLTRMTHDREARVRDWAAFGLGQLHARSQPALDAAATLLSDPDRDTRSEALLTLAGAGDVRALPVLRRRLEADDELSRLDLEAAAALAAPALHAALRRLAQDWAGDQDEFTDLLTTALARCAPQAPATARHVEQDLLAQVRRLLPEPARVTLEGSYPRTVLTAAGGDLGEGLHLALWGDGERPEDGPTLDVTAAVRDSLARPPH from the coding sequence GTGCCCGCAGCCGAGTCCAGCGACCTGCTCACCCTCGAGGCGCACCGCCTCGGCGACCTGGTCAACGGACATCCCGACCACGTCGCCGCCGTCGTGCCCCAGCTGGTGGACGTCCTCACCGCCACCGGCGACCCACGAGTGGTGAAGGCTGCCGTCCAGGCCCTCGGCCACGCCTGGCACCCCTCTGCGGCAACCGCTCTGCTCGACCACGTCGCACACGACCACCCCGACCCTCAGGTCCGTCTCGCCCTGGCGCAGGCTCTCCCCGGCTGCGTCGAAGCACCAGGCGATCTGCACGACCGCGTCGTCGACGTCCTCACCCGGATGACCCACGACCGCGAGGCTCGGGTGCGGGACTGGGCCGCCTTCGGCCTCGGTCAACTCCACGCCCGGTCCCAGCCGGCCCTCGACGCCGCGGCCACCCTGCTCTCCGACCCAGACCGCGACACGCGCAGCGAAGCGCTCCTCACCCTGGCCGGCGCGGGCGATGTGCGCGCCCTGCCGGTCCTGCGTCGGCGCCTCGAGGCCGACGACGAGCTGTCCCGGCTCGACCTCGAGGCCGCCGCCGCACTGGCCGCTCCCGCCCTGCACGCCGCCCTGCGTCGACTGGCGCAGGACTGGGCTGGGGACCAGGACGAGTTCACCGACCTCCTGACCACAGCCCTGGCCCGCTGCGCACCGCAAGCCCCTGCCACGGCCCGCCACGTGGAGCAGGACCTCCTCGCCCAGGTGCGTCGGCTCCTCCCCGAGCCCGCACGCGTCACGCTGGAGGGCAGCTACCCCCGCACCGTCCTGACCGCCGCCGGTGGAGACCTCGGCGAGGGCCTGCACCTGGCCCTGTGGGGCGACGGCGAACGACCTGAGGACGGTCCCACCCTCGACGTGACCGCCGCTGTCCGCGACAGCCTGGCTCGGCCCCCACACTGA